One genomic region from Macrobrachium rosenbergii isolate ZJJX-2024 chromosome 1, ASM4041242v1, whole genome shotgun sequence encodes:
- the udt gene encoding uncharacterized protein udt isoform X1, whose translation MDFLKNYLVATLVAACLFIYQAEAQCVVPYVIRGSWFSFEKGTNTITDIDISSMSRHGTCVALKVHRHDVKSLLFKTDRCYYCVEFHIRTVNVLQKTSTGCVTFPAGKTPALEEVCNEIDPNQALVTMFNENYVPKNCRSAIEGVWHFAYQNRFSFTGECNHQEAKITSCQEPGNQFLIANQKFNITFKKCEGIKESFEGVREFSCLGDWFDGKNHYFAVANTKESRKDEKYRCFVRNRDDDLYMGHSITPECSVLKTPENSPFRFRMTPVKQETVNPGCLLPKNFSGEWVNTAHTEADVFINQTHIIETTYPDVGRFRRTIYVCREQRDNRYLMARLNIDGCQKDYVCFEFVPRHHSIIRFRKGLEMIREDFATVCSWIQFKSGREWNYDLMLAKDPVPVKCPVAGKFNFTQKGELLFETKIIDGVTKTPWDSIYCRENISDFSVCDQDQKEIWIDAHYCISVDAYGRHIDIYTDPDYKLKCIGYWKENLRSYLITYNELDPYSKYRCWVYQRADLNKILMSQSVGPFCNMHQTVHGDGPGSAVSIRMVEYEREHDRCPMHFDDGANPWKISDGDLHVFRFTSGLEAFQASLAITLVSCLVTLLLVRRR comes from the exons AGGCCGAGGCCCAATGCGTCGTGCCCTACGTGATCCGAGGGTCGTGGTTCAGCTTCGAGAAGGGCACCAACACCATAACGGACATCGACATATCCTCCATGTCCCGCCACGGCACCTGCGTCGCCCTCAAGGTTCACCGTCATGACGTTAAGTCGCTGCTCTTCAAGACGGACAGGTGCTACTACTGCGTCGAGTTCCACATCAGGACGGTGAACGTACTGCAGAAGACGTCCA CCGGTTGTGTCACCTTCCCAGCTGGCAAAACGCCGGCGTTGGAGGAGGTCTGCAACGAGATAGATCCAAACCAGGCCTTGGTGACGATGTTCAATGAAAATTACGTCCCGAAGAACTGTCGTTCAGCCATCGAAGGTGTCTGGCACTTCGCCTACCAAAATCGTTTCAG TTTCACCGGTGAATGCAACCATCAAGAGGCTAAAATCACGTCGTGCCAAGAGCCTGGCAATCAGTTCCTCATCGCTAATCAGAAGTTTAACATTACTTTCAAAAAGTGCGAAGGAATTAAGGAGTCATTTGAAGGAG TGAGGGAGTTCTCCTGCCTGGGCGACTGGTTCGACGGGAAGAACCACTACTTCGCCGTGGCCAACACGAAGGAGTCCAGGAAGGACGAGAAGTACCGTTGCTTCGTCAGGAATCGTGACGACGATCTCTACATGGGACATTCTATCACGCCCGAGTGCTCCGTCCTGAAGACCCCCGAAAACAGTCCCTTCAGGTTTAGAATGACACCTG tGAAACAAGAGACGGTCAACCCGGGTTGTCTTCTGCCGAAGAACTTCAGCGGGGAGTGGGTCAACACGGCCCACACGGAGGCAGACGTCTTCATCAACCAGACCCACATCATCGAGACCACCTACCCCGACGTCGGTCGATTTAGGAGGACCATTTACGTGTGTCGCGAACAACGGGACAATCGATACCTAATGGCTAGACTCAACATCGATGGTTG CCAGAAGGATTACGTGTGCTTCGAATTCGTGCCCCGCCACCACAGCATCATCCGGTTCCGCAAAGGGCTCGAGATGATCCGGGAGGACTTTGCAACTGTCTGCTCCTGGATCCAGTTCAAGAGCGGCCGGGAGTGGAACTACGACCTCATGTTGG CCAAGGATCCCGTCCCCGTGAAATGTCCCGTTGCCGGAAAGTTCAACTTCACCCAGAAAGGAGAGCTGCTCTTTGAGACGAAGATCATCGATGGTGTCACCAAGACCCCCTGGGACAGCATCTACTGCAGGGAGAACATCTCTGACTTCTCCGTCTGCGATCAGGACCAGAAGGAGATCTGGATCGACGCCCACTACTGCATCAGCGTCGACGCCTACGGCAGGCATATTGATATTTACA CCGATCCTGATTACAAGCTCAAATGCATAGGATACTGGAAGGAAAACTTACGGTCGTACCTCATCACATACAACGAACTTGACCCCTATTCGAAGTACAGGTGTTGG GTATACCAACGGGCCGATCTGAATAAAATTTTGATGTCTCAAAGTGTCGGTCCTTTCTGCAACATGCACCAGACGGTGCACGGAGATGGCCCGGGTTCTGCAGTCTCTATACGAATGGTCGAATACGAGAGAGAAC ACGACAGATGCCCCATGCACTTCGATGACGGCGCCAACCCTTGGAAGATAAGCGACGGCGACCTCCACGTTTTCAGGTTCACGTCGGGACTGGAGGCGTTCCAGGCCTCGCTCGCCATCACCCTCGTCAGCTGTTTAGTTACGCTGCTTCTTGTGAGAAGGCGATAA
- the udt gene encoding uncharacterized protein udt isoform X2, whose product MSRHGTCVALKVHRHDVKSLLFKTDRCYYCVEFHIRTVNVLQKTSTGCVTFPAGKTPALEEVCNEIDPNQALVTMFNENYVPKNCRSAIEGVWHFAYQNRFSFTGECNHQEAKITSCQEPGNQFLIANQKFNITFKKCEGIKESFEGVREFSCLGDWFDGKNHYFAVANTKESRKDEKYRCFVRNRDDDLYMGHSITPECSVLKTPENSPFRFRMTPVKQETVNPGCLLPKNFSGEWVNTAHTEADVFINQTHIIETTYPDVGRFRRTIYVCREQRDNRYLMARLNIDGCQKDYVCFEFVPRHHSIIRFRKGLEMIREDFATVCSWIQFKSGREWNYDLMLAKDPVPVKCPVAGKFNFTQKGELLFETKIIDGVTKTPWDSIYCRENISDFSVCDQDQKEIWIDAHYCISVDAYGRHIDIYTDPDYKLKCIGYWKENLRSYLITYNELDPYSKYRCWVYQRADLNKILMSQSVGPFCNMHQTVHGDGPGSAVSIRMVEYEREHDRCPMHFDDGANPWKISDGDLHVFRFTSGLEAFQASLAITLVSCLVTLLLVRRR is encoded by the exons ATGTCCCGCCACGGCACCTGCGTCGCCCTCAAGGTTCACCGTCATGACGTTAAGTCGCTGCTCTTCAAGACGGACAGGTGCTACTACTGCGTCGAGTTCCACATCAGGACGGTGAACGTACTGCAGAAGACGTCCA CCGGTTGTGTCACCTTCCCAGCTGGCAAAACGCCGGCGTTGGAGGAGGTCTGCAACGAGATAGATCCAAACCAGGCCTTGGTGACGATGTTCAATGAAAATTACGTCCCGAAGAACTGTCGTTCAGCCATCGAAGGTGTCTGGCACTTCGCCTACCAAAATCGTTTCAG TTTCACCGGTGAATGCAACCATCAAGAGGCTAAAATCACGTCGTGCCAAGAGCCTGGCAATCAGTTCCTCATCGCTAATCAGAAGTTTAACATTACTTTCAAAAAGTGCGAAGGAATTAAGGAGTCATTTGAAGGAG TGAGGGAGTTCTCCTGCCTGGGCGACTGGTTCGACGGGAAGAACCACTACTTCGCCGTGGCCAACACGAAGGAGTCCAGGAAGGACGAGAAGTACCGTTGCTTCGTCAGGAATCGTGACGACGATCTCTACATGGGACATTCTATCACGCCCGAGTGCTCCGTCCTGAAGACCCCCGAAAACAGTCCCTTCAGGTTTAGAATGACACCTG tGAAACAAGAGACGGTCAACCCGGGTTGTCTTCTGCCGAAGAACTTCAGCGGGGAGTGGGTCAACACGGCCCACACGGAGGCAGACGTCTTCATCAACCAGACCCACATCATCGAGACCACCTACCCCGACGTCGGTCGATTTAGGAGGACCATTTACGTGTGTCGCGAACAACGGGACAATCGATACCTAATGGCTAGACTCAACATCGATGGTTG CCAGAAGGATTACGTGTGCTTCGAATTCGTGCCCCGCCACCACAGCATCATCCGGTTCCGCAAAGGGCTCGAGATGATCCGGGAGGACTTTGCAACTGTCTGCTCCTGGATCCAGTTCAAGAGCGGCCGGGAGTGGAACTACGACCTCATGTTGG CCAAGGATCCCGTCCCCGTGAAATGTCCCGTTGCCGGAAAGTTCAACTTCACCCAGAAAGGAGAGCTGCTCTTTGAGACGAAGATCATCGATGGTGTCACCAAGACCCCCTGGGACAGCATCTACTGCAGGGAGAACATCTCTGACTTCTCCGTCTGCGATCAGGACCAGAAGGAGATCTGGATCGACGCCCACTACTGCATCAGCGTCGACGCCTACGGCAGGCATATTGATATTTACA CCGATCCTGATTACAAGCTCAAATGCATAGGATACTGGAAGGAAAACTTACGGTCGTACCTCATCACATACAACGAACTTGACCCCTATTCGAAGTACAGGTGTTGG GTATACCAACGGGCCGATCTGAATAAAATTTTGATGTCTCAAAGTGTCGGTCCTTTCTGCAACATGCACCAGACGGTGCACGGAGATGGCCCGGGTTCTGCAGTCTCTATACGAATGGTCGAATACGAGAGAGAAC ACGACAGATGCCCCATGCACTTCGATGACGGCGCCAACCCTTGGAAGATAAGCGACGGCGACCTCCACGTTTTCAGGTTCACGTCGGGACTGGAGGCGTTCCAGGCCTCGCTCGCCATCACCCTCGTCAGCTGTTTAGTTACGCTGCTTCTTGTGAGAAGGCGATAA